In the genome of Sorangium aterium, one region contains:
- a CDS encoding MFS transporter, with amino-acid sequence MALVLSLDSADAGAIGGMATPLQRSLGIDSTKLGLLFTVESVVAAAGTIVFGWLVDRRARTRLLALTIVLWGVAMVACGAATSYAVLLAAQVALGAVIAAAQPAVASLVGDYSPPDLRGRVFGFILSGELIGTAIGVIAAGLLAEISWRLGFWALALPTPLLAWAIHRLPEPARGGASWLLPGQERIEARPGAAASRDEGPWRRPAQSVGARARAAGVEPRERLVRDVDPRKRSFVWGLGYVLRIPTNLVLIISSALGYYFFGGLRIFSIELLTGRYHLSHQAALGVAAIVGSGAVLGVYAAGKGVDGLLARGHDTARIWVASCAYLASAALFLLGLLSVALATALILYFLAAFALAAANPPLDAARLDIVPSHLWGRAEGVRMTVRKAAEAAAPVVFGYVAEDVFGGGPSPLRATFSVMLISLCGSGLISLIALRTYRRDAASADALTERARGRGRR; translated from the coding sequence ATGGCGTTGGTGCTGTCGCTCGACAGCGCCGACGCCGGCGCGATCGGGGGTATGGCCACGCCGCTGCAGCGGTCGCTCGGCATCGACAGCACCAAGCTCGGCCTGTTGTTCACGGTCGAGTCCGTCGTCGCCGCCGCCGGCACCATCGTGTTCGGCTGGCTGGTCGATCGCAGGGCGCGGACACGGCTCCTGGCGCTGACGATCGTGCTGTGGGGCGTGGCGATGGTCGCCTGCGGCGCCGCGACCTCCTATGCCGTCCTCCTCGCCGCGCAGGTCGCGCTCGGCGCCGTCATCGCGGCCGCGCAGCCCGCTGTCGCGTCCCTCGTCGGCGACTACTCTCCACCTGATCTGCGCGGTCGGGTGTTCGGCTTCATCCTCTCGGGCGAGCTGATCGGCACGGCGATCGGCGTCATCGCCGCCGGACTGTTGGCCGAAATCTCGTGGCGCCTCGGCTTCTGGGCCCTCGCGCTGCCGACGCCCCTTCTGGCGTGGGCCATCCATCGCCTCCCCGAGCCGGCGCGCGGCGGCGCGAGCTGGCTCCTGCCAGGCCAGGAACGCATCGAAGCGCGTCCGGGCGCGGCGGCGTCACGCGACGAGGGGCCGTGGCGCCGCCCGGCGCAGAGCGTCGGCGCCAGGGCGCGCGCCGCCGGCGTCGAGCCGCGCGAGCGCCTCGTCCGCGACGTCGACCCGCGCAAGCGGTCGTTTGTCTGGGGGCTCGGCTACGTGCTCCGCATCCCGACCAACCTGGTCCTGATCATCAGCTCCGCGCTCGGCTACTACTTCTTCGGCGGGCTGCGCATCTTCTCCATCGAGCTCCTGACCGGCCGCTACCACCTCAGCCACCAGGCGGCCCTCGGCGTCGCCGCGATCGTGGGCTCCGGCGCGGTCCTCGGCGTCTACGCCGCCGGCAAGGGCGTCGATGGGCTGCTTGCCCGCGGGCACGACACGGCGCGCATCTGGGTGGCCTCGTGCGCGTACCTGGCGAGCGCGGCGCTGTTCCTTCTCGGCCTGCTCTCCGTCGCGCTCGCCACAGCGCTGATCCTGTACTTCCTCGCCGCGTTCGCGCTCGCGGCCGCCAACCCTCCTCTCGACGCAGCGCGGCTCGACATCGTGCCCTCGCACCTGTGGGGTCGCGCGGAGGGCGTCCGGATGACGGTACGCAAAGCGGCGGAGGCCGCCGCGCCGGTGGTCTTCGGGTACGTCGCCGAGGACGTCTTCGGCGGCGGTCCGTCACCCCTGCGCGCGACCTTCTCCGTCATGCTCATCTCGCTGTGCGGAAGCGGGCTCATCAGCCTGATCGCGCTCCGGACGTACCGCCGCGACGCCGCCAGCGCCGACGCGCTCACCGAGCGAGCGCGCGGGCGTGGTCGCCGCTGA
- a CDS encoding PQQ-dependent sugar dehydrogenase: MQPQMTRVSMDALKDLPTPVRRRVDAADVWVPEGYEVEPVVAGLSFPCALCFDEDGTLFFAEGGSTWPTRPYMTPRIWRMAPGRAPEVFAVEDLGGPRGMAVRGGYLYVSLKGGYNMRVTRHDLRTRERIVLVDGIPSGGWHEPGGPIFGPHDGMMYFGQGSVGLQGVVVPEGFTVDLAKHPHAHDVPGQDVTLTGNTVWARDPRLPFPYYAETGPFQPFGTPVTRGQVVKGELKCNSAVWRSRPDGSELELLAWGIRNPFGLAFGEDGHLYATDNDFEEKGERSIGEDPDRIWRIKNARVPPGEVKEPEWFGYPDLCGDGLPVWHDLHRPIRGKAAEPFLENPPPWAGPAVFLFPPHTALGKLTFSRSDAFGFRGHAFVCQFGTYAPLNTNREAALGRGFQVVRCDIAAGAGEPFLRNRAPGPASGTPGSGGIERPVDCAFSPDGKSLYVLDFGNNTANRSYVVAYAHTGVIWRVTRR; this comes from the coding sequence ATGCAGCCGCAGATGACGCGCGTCTCGATGGACGCGCTGAAGGACCTTCCCACGCCCGTGCGCCGCCGCGTGGATGCCGCGGATGTCTGGGTCCCGGAGGGCTACGAGGTGGAGCCCGTCGTGGCGGGGTTATCCTTCCCCTGTGCCCTCTGCTTCGACGAGGACGGCACGCTCTTCTTCGCCGAAGGCGGCAGCACCTGGCCCACCCGACCTTATATGACACCGCGTATCTGGCGCATGGCCCCGGGACGGGCCCCGGAGGTCTTCGCGGTGGAGGACCTGGGCGGTCCCCGCGGTATGGCGGTTCGGGGCGGCTATCTCTACGTCTCGCTCAAGGGCGGCTACAACATGCGGGTCACGCGCCATGACCTGCGGACCAGGGAGCGTATCGTCCTCGTGGACGGGATCCCCTCGGGCGGCTGGCACGAGCCTGGGGGGCCGATCTTCGGGCCGCATGACGGGATGATGTATTTCGGCCAGGGCTCCGTGGGCTTGCAGGGCGTCGTGGTGCCCGAGGGCTTCACCGTGGACCTCGCCAAGCACCCCCACGCGCACGACGTGCCGGGCCAGGACGTCACGCTCACCGGCAATACCGTATGGGCGCGCGATCCACGCCTGCCGTTCCCCTACTATGCCGAAACCGGACCCTTCCAGCCCTTCGGCACGCCCGTGACGAGGGGCCAGGTCGTCAAGGGCGAGCTCAAGTGCAATTCGGCCGTCTGGCGCTCGCGGCCCGACGGGAGCGAGCTCGAGCTCCTCGCCTGGGGCATCCGCAACCCCTTTGGACTTGCCTTCGGGGAAGACGGCCACCTCTACGCCACCGACAACGACTTCGAGGAGAAGGGCGAGCGCTCCATCGGCGAGGACCCGGACCGCATCTGGCGGATCAAGAACGCTCGGGTGCCGCCCGGAGAGGTCAAGGAGCCCGAGTGGTTCGGTTATCCGGACCTCTGCGGCGACGGCCTCCCCGTCTGGCACGATCTCCACCGGCCGATCCGGGGTAAAGCGGCCGAGCCCTTTCTTGAAAACCCGCCGCCTTGGGCCGGCCCCGCCGTCTTCCTGTTCCCGCCGCACACGGCGCTCGGCAAGCTCACCTTCAGCCGCTCGGACGCGTTCGGCTTCCGCGGCCACGCGTTCGTCTGCCAGTTCGGCACCTATGCGCCGCTCAACACCAACCGCGAGGCTGCGCTGGGCCGGGGCTTCCAGGTCGTCCGCTGCGACATCGCGGCCGGCGCCGGTGAGCCCTTCCTGCGAAACCGAGCTCCCGGTCCCGCTTCCGGCACGCCGGGCAGCGGTGGAATCGAGCGGCCCGTGGATTGCGCGTTCAGCCCGGATGGCAAGAGCCTTTATGTGCTCGACTTCGGCAACAACACGGCAAACCGCAGCTACGTGGTCGCCTACGCCCATACGGGCGTCATCTGGCGCGTGACCAGGCGGTGA
- a CDS encoding PAS domain-containing protein, translated as MPSDAPVDLYSLAFTCSVDPLLLLDESGRILALNPAAERLSSTPGATARGAPVDEALRPDPPLGALLEQVLRDRAPRALPPDFTLHLANERVVLAEGSLSPLVDPAGACAGVLLALRGVTEQRRAELAARDRGARINDAIEALDVGFVIYDAEDRLRFFNTAYKSLYPECAAAMQIGNAFEDVVREGCRNGIHLHSGLSEDEWVAARLAEHRSPGDVYMRRFGDRWIALKSGRLADGSFVGLRIDTTALKEAELALERERQFIRLVLDTIPIVVTVKDRDGKMKLVSKSYAELYDTTVDAAVGKTVTDLPRSHAELSVIGEMDREVLSRMQPVSRVHPVTRPNSKARWMSVVKVPLVEQDGTTHILAIGTDITAQREHEEHMTATIAELERQKQAIAAQLAVIQRQQALIRALSTPILQVAEGVLAVPLIGALDNARASDVTSKLLDEVVRTGARFAIIDVTGIESVDAATADHLVRIVRAIRLLGASGVLTGIGPAVAQSMCGIGVDLSGVTTHGNLRAGIEVCLRSLSARR; from the coding sequence ATGCCTAGCGACGCTCCTGTCGATCTCTACTCGCTCGCCTTCACCTGCAGCGTCGATCCGCTGCTCTTGCTCGACGAAAGCGGCCGGATCCTGGCGCTGAACCCCGCCGCCGAGCGCCTGTCCTCCACGCCCGGGGCGACGGCGCGCGGAGCGCCCGTCGATGAGGCGCTTCGGCCCGATCCGCCCCTCGGCGCGCTGCTCGAGCAGGTGCTCCGCGATCGCGCCCCGCGCGCCCTGCCGCCCGACTTCACCCTCCACCTCGCGAACGAGCGCGTCGTCCTCGCCGAGGGGAGCCTCAGCCCGCTCGTCGACCCCGCGGGCGCGTGCGCCGGGGTGCTCCTCGCGCTGCGCGGCGTGACCGAGCAGCGCCGGGCCGAGCTGGCGGCGCGCGATCGAGGAGCGCGCATCAACGACGCCATCGAGGCGCTCGACGTCGGCTTCGTCATCTACGATGCCGAGGATCGGCTCCGCTTCTTCAACACGGCGTACAAGTCGCTCTACCCCGAATGCGCCGCCGCCATGCAGATAGGCAATGCGTTCGAAGACGTCGTCCGCGAGGGCTGCCGGAACGGGATTCACCTCCACAGCGGCCTCAGCGAAGACGAGTGGGTCGCCGCTCGCCTCGCGGAGCATCGCAGCCCCGGGGACGTCTACATGCGGCGGTTCGGGGACCGCTGGATCGCCCTCAAGAGCGGCCGCCTCGCCGACGGCAGCTTCGTCGGCCTGCGGATCGACACCACCGCGCTCAAGGAGGCAGAGCTCGCCCTCGAACGCGAGCGGCAGTTCATCCGCCTCGTGCTCGACACCATCCCGATCGTCGTCACGGTCAAGGATCGGGACGGCAAGATGAAGCTCGTCAGCAAGAGCTATGCTGAACTGTACGACACCACGGTGGACGCCGCGGTGGGCAAGACCGTTACCGATCTGCCGCGCTCCCACGCCGAGCTCTCTGTCATCGGCGAGATGGACCGGGAGGTGCTCTCGCGCATGCAGCCGGTCTCGAGGGTTCACCCCGTCACGCGCCCGAACAGCAAGGCGCGGTGGATGTCCGTCGTCAAGGTGCCTCTCGTCGAGCAGGACGGCACGACGCACATCCTCGCCATTGGAACGGACATCACGGCGCAGCGGGAGCACGAGGAGCACATGACCGCCACCATCGCCGAGCTCGAGCGGCAGAAGCAGGCCATCGCCGCTCAGCTCGCGGTCATCCAGCGCCAGCAGGCGCTCATCCGCGCCCTGTCCACGCCCATCCTCCAGGTCGCCGAGGGCGTGCTCGCCGTGCCCCTCATCGGCGCGCTCGACAACGCCCGCGCGTCCGACGTCACCAGCAAGCTCCTCGACGAGGTCGTGCGCACTGGCGCTCGCTTCGCCATCATCGACGTCACCGGCATCGAGAGCGTCGACGCCGCGACGGCCGACCACCTCGTCCGCATCGTCCGCGCGATCCGCCTGCTCGGCGCGAGCGGCGTCCTCACCGGCATCGGGCCCGCCGTCGCCCAATCCATGTGCGGCATCGGGGTCGACCTCTCCGGCGTCACCACGCACGGCAATCTGCGCGCCGGGATCGAGGTCTGTCTCCGCTCGCTGTCCGCACGGCGCTGA
- a CDS encoding MYXO-CTERM sorting domain-containing protein, translating into MATGDAGAAPADNGSEDEGGRACRVESGPSSPAGAVAALVALGAVVAQRRARKAGAS; encoded by the coding sequence ATGGCCACGGGCGACGCTGGCGCCGCCCCTGCGGACAACGGCAGCGAGGACGAGGGCGGGCGCGCCTGCCGGGTCGAATCGGGGCCCAGCTCCCCGGCGGGCGCGGTCGCCGCCCTGGTCGCGCTGGGCGCGGTCGTGGCGCAGCGGCGTGCGCGAAAGGCAGGTGCGAGTTGA
- a CDS encoding LacI family DNA-binding transcriptional regulator: MDDNSPPEGRIKRGGRRAAVMVDVAKLAGVSYQTVSRVLHDSPHVHRDTRERVLDAIRQLDYRPSSVAQALVTGRSRTLGVVSFDTTHYGPASTLHGLETAAHDAGYGVSVVSLKSLSRAPVVDAVKRLCDQGADGIMVIAPLRSAVDALRHVTSDVPVVAVEGGPDDSVPVVAVDQHGGAAAATRHLLDLGHRTVWHIAGSVESLEAEQRIEGWRSTLEAAGVEPPPLLRGDWSARSGYELAPQLARTPGVTAVFVANDQMTLGVLRYLHESGRAVPRDISVVGFDDIPEAAYFTPPLTTVRQDFSELGRRCLHLLLGQIESGRRSCSRLVVDAELILRKSTAAVPRNR; encoded by the coding sequence ATGGACGACAACTCTCCTCCCGAGGGGCGCATCAAGAGAGGCGGGCGCCGGGCCGCGGTCATGGTCGATGTGGCCAAGCTCGCCGGCGTCTCGTACCAGACGGTCTCGCGGGTCCTGCACGACAGCCCCCACGTGCATCGGGACACGCGGGAGCGCGTGCTCGACGCGATCCGCCAGCTCGACTACCGCCCGAGCTCCGTGGCGCAGGCGCTCGTCACCGGGCGCTCGCGGACGCTCGGTGTGGTCAGCTTCGACACGACGCACTACGGCCCGGCGTCGACGCTCCACGGGCTCGAGACGGCGGCGCACGACGCCGGGTACGGCGTCAGCGTCGTCAGCCTGAAATCGCTCAGCCGCGCGCCGGTGGTGGATGCGGTGAAGAGGCTGTGCGATCAGGGCGCCGACGGCATCATGGTCATCGCCCCGCTGCGGTCGGCGGTGGACGCGCTCCGCCACGTCACCTCCGACGTGCCGGTGGTCGCCGTCGAGGGGGGGCCGGACGATTCGGTCCCGGTGGTCGCCGTCGACCAGCACGGCGGCGCGGCGGCCGCGACCCGCCATCTCCTCGACCTGGGTCACCGGACGGTGTGGCATATCGCCGGTTCGGTCGAGTCGCTCGAGGCCGAGCAGCGCATCGAGGGCTGGCGTTCGACGCTGGAGGCCGCGGGCGTCGAGCCGCCGCCTCTCCTGCGCGGCGACTGGAGCGCACGCTCGGGCTACGAGCTCGCCCCGCAGCTGGCGCGCACGCCAGGCGTCACCGCCGTGTTCGTGGCCAACGACCAGATGACCCTGGGCGTGCTCCGCTACCTCCACGAGAGCGGACGCGCGGTGCCGCGGGACATTAGCGTCGTCGGCTTCGACGACATCCCGGAGGCGGCCTACTTCACGCCTCCGCTCACCACCGTCCGCCAGGACTTCTCCGAGCTGGGGCGCAGGTGCCTCCACTTGCTGCTCGGGCAGATCGAGAGCGGCCGCCGCTCCTGCTCGCGCCTCGTGGTCGATGCCGAGCTGATCTTGCGCAAGAGCACCGCCGCGGTCCCCCGGAACCGATGA